A stretch of Tenrec ecaudatus isolate mTenEca1 chromosome 2, mTenEca1.hap1, whole genome shotgun sequence DNA encodes these proteins:
- the LOC142440318 gene encoding olfactory receptor 2L2-like has translation MDTGNETLSTDFILLGLFPGMKHVGILVSMILLIYTIALTGNTALIFLIWLDPHLHTSMYFLLSQLSLIDLAFISSTVPKMAVNFFSGKKKISLIGCGTQIFFTLTLGIAECILLTLMAYDRYVAICHPLKYPIIISPQVSQQMAIGSWVAGALASLVHTTYSMHFPLCGPRELHHFFCEVKAILKLSCEDISAYEKGVVVTSIIVVLLPVSLILASYTLIFLAVLRMNSPEGRNKALATCSSHLTVVTFYYGPAMMIYMRPGSSHTPILNQALFMFDTILTPMMNPLIYSLRNREVVGALRKVLKRCLISK, from the coding sequence ATGGATACAGGCAATGAGACATTAAGCACAGACTTCATTCTCCTGGGCCTTTTCCCGGGGATGAAACATGTCGGCATCCTTGTCTCCATGATCCTCCTGATTTACACCATCGCCTTAACGGGAAacaccgctctgatctttctcatCTGGCTCGATCCCCACCTCCATACCTCCATGTACTTTCTGCTTAGCCAGCTCTCCCTCATTGACTTGGCTTTCATCTCTAGCACAGTCCCCAAAATGGCAGTCAACTTTTTCTCAGGGAAGAAGAAAATCTCCCTGATTGGCTGTGGGACTCAGATCTTCTTTACCTTGACTCTGGGGATTGCTGAGTGCATCCTCCTGACCCTCATGGCTTATGATCGATATGTAGCCATCTGTCACCCTCTGAAATACCCAATCATTATAAGTCCCCAGGTCTCCCagcagatggccattgggtcCTGGGTAGCGGGGGCTTTGGCATCCCTAGTTCACACAACCTACTCCATGCACTTTCCTCTTTGTGGCCCGCGGGAACTCCATCACTTCTTCTGTGAGGTAAAGGCCATCTTGAAGCTGTCCTGTGAGGACATTTCTGCTTATGAGAAAGGGGTAGTGGTGACCAGCATTATTGTGGTTCTTCTCCCTGTAAGCCTAATtttggcctcctacaccctcattTTCCTGGCCGTCTTACGAATGAACTCACCAGAAGGGAGGAACAAGGCTCTGGCCACCTGCTCTTCCCATTTGACTGTGGTCACTTTTTACTATGGTCCAGCCATGATGATATACATGAGGCCTGGATCCTCCCACACCCCCATCTTAAACCAGGCTCTCTTCATGTTCGACACCATCCTCACTCCCATGATGAACCCCCTTATCTACAGTCTGAGGAACAGGGAAGTTGTGGGCGCACTGAGAAAAGTATTGAAGAGATGCCTCATCTCAAAGTAG